From Nicotiana tabacum cultivar K326 chromosome 20, ASM71507v2, whole genome shotgun sequence, one genomic window encodes:
- the LOC142174494 gene encoding uncharacterized protein LOC142174494 — protein MKEDFNFDGMIEVAATGYSGGISILWLSSVLVVEPVATTAQEIHCHVQVKPLPFKFLFTAIYASNELVNRKSLWETLIYVYDSYKGPWIIKGDFNEITHATDKFGGLPINNSRSHKFLDCLNYCQMTDLGYKGSRYTWTNGRHKKYTILERIDRIVAKYDWINQYPDALVTHLPVHTQIIVAFDYSFNTVLYLGKNI, from the coding sequence ATGAAGGAAGATTTTAACTTTGATGGTATGATTGAGGTTGCTGCAACAGGCTATTCTGGAGGAATTTCAATCTTGTGGTTATCAAGTGTTCTAGTTGTTGAGCCAGTAGCCACCACTGCACAGGAAATACACTGCCATGTCCAGGTGAAACCCTTGCCTTTTAAGTTTTTATTCACTGCCATCTATGCTAGTAATGAATTAGTTAATAGAAAATCGTTATGGGAAACTCTCATATATGTATATGATAGTTATAAAGGACCTTGGATTATTAAAGGAGACTTTAATGAAATAACACATGCTACTGATAAATTTGGTGGACTTCCTATAAATAACTCACGTTCTCATAAGTTCTTGGACTGCCTTAATTACTGCCAGATGACTGATTTAGGGTATAAGGGTAGCCGATATACTTGGACTAATGGAAGACATAAGAAGTATACCATACTTGAACGGATTGATCGTATAGTTGCTAAATATGATTGGATTAATCAATACCCAGACGCTCTTGTTACACACCTTCCCGTACACACTCAGATCATTGTCGCATTCGACTATAGTTTCAACACTGTCCTTTACCTAGGAAAAAATATTTAG